One segment of Salvelinus fontinalis isolate EN_2023a chromosome 12, ASM2944872v1, whole genome shotgun sequence DNA contains the following:
- the LOC129866507 gene encoding C2 calcium-dependent domain-containing protein 4C-like has product MWVVEKICVSAERPNLLLPSTEYSFRIGDMFGEKVNKHKRLSLCPNVITPDTIPEFCIPPKIPPLQEVKGKEQSQAPIIRVSLFERERGIPKREAPARELISPHIIQVESVDESPYDCNDKETTNADPQSQAALSLPHMAKSQTCYGFCTLLESPHTRRKESLFHNNPESCGTPLLLPRSRSNTVLSSSPSSFSLHTLTSRLSPRGYTLNRQGTLDSDTTSSADSSPFSSPMLSRSPPKSSLFKTLSHERLLSRNIRKAVVSRNNSLSTEEGSSTDNSPNVIRRASEGLVEGLPPSFGLAPPTIFPTDLVLHKERVMRESLIPIGKDGLLRLSAEYCPDNQRLRVRLISAEGLYTRSVDPKSINCSFSLSLVPGKVQKQRSTVIRKCHNPIFNEDFFFDAISDLGQRSLRFKVVNKMSTMKRDYILGDVELPLTSIITL; this is encoded by the coding sequence ATGTGGGTGGTGGAGAAGATCTGTGTGTCCGCGGAGAGACCCAACCTGCTTCTCCCCTCAACGGAATATAGCTTCAGGATCGGAGACATGTTTGGAGAGAAAGTTAACAAACACAAGAGACTTTCCCTGTGTCCTAACGTCATCACCCCAGACACTATACCAGAGTTCTGCATCCCTCCTAAGATCCCACCCTTACAGGAGGTGAAAGGTAAAGAGCAGAGCCAGGCCCCCATCATAAGAGTGTCCCTGTTTGAGCGGGAGAGGGGGATCCCTAAGAGGGAGGCCCCAGCACGAGAGCTCATCAGCCCACACATCATCCAGGTGGAGAGTGTGGACGAGAGCCCCTATGACTGTAATGATAAGGAGACCACCAACGCAGACCCTCAGAGCCAGGCAGCCCTCTCCCTGCCCCACATGGCCAAATCCCAGACCTGCTACGGCTTCTGTACCCTGCTGGAGAGCCCCCACACCAGGAGGAAGGAGTCCCTGTTCCACAATAACCCTGAGTCCTGTGGCACACCGTTGCTGCTCCCCAGGAGTAGGTCCAACACCGTCCTGtcatcctccccttcctccttcaGTCTCCACACCCTGACCTCCAGACTGTCCCCCAGAGGTTATACCCTCAacagacagggcacactggacagCGACACCACCTCGTCAGCTGACTCATCCCCTTTCAGCTCCCCAATGCTGAGCAGGTCCCCACCCAAGTCTTCCCTCTTCAAAACACTGAGTCATGAAAGGCTTCTCTCCAGAAACATCAGAAAGGCTGTGGTGTCCAGAAACAACTCCCTGTCGACAGAAGAGGGCAGCTCCACGGACAATAGCCCCAACGTCATAAGGAGGGCGTCAGAGGGGCTGGTAGAGGGCCTTCCACCAAGCTTCGGTCTGGCTCCTCCTACCATCTTCCCCACAGACTTGGTTCTGCACAAGGAAAGGGTGATGAGGGAGAGCTTGATCCCAATAGGGAAGGATGGCCTCCTGCGTCTCTCTGCAGAGTACTGTCCTGATAACCAGCGGCTGCGGGTGCGGCTCATCAGTGCTGAGGGGCTATATACTCGTTCGGTGGACCCCAAGAGTATAAACTGCAGTTTCAGCCTCTCCCTGGTGCCTGGAAAGGTCCAAAAGCAGCGTAGCACCGTCATCAGGAAGTGTCATAACCCAATCTTCAATGAGGACTTTTTCTTTGATGCCATCTCAGACCTCGGCCAACGCTCCCTGAGATTTAAAGTTGTCAATAAAATGTCCACTATGAAAAGAGACTATATTCTGGGGGATGTTGAACTTCCACTAACAAGCATTATCActttataa